The DNA sequence CTGTGACTGTCATATAGcctttttttccaaaataattttggtTCGAAATACTATGTATATCTTTGGTgatgtttaatttgtttttctgatTGGATTATGTAGAGTGCGATTTGTACCATGGAAGCTGGATACACGATCCATTGGGACCATTATATAGAAATGATACATGCCCAGTAATTACACAGATGCAAAATTGTCAGGCTAATGGAAGGCCTGACAAGGATTATGAGAATTGGCGCTGGAAGCCATCTCAGTGTGACCTCCCAAGATTTGATCCAAAGAAATTTTTGGAGTTGATGAGAGGGAAGACCTTGGCATTCATTGGAGATTCAGTTGCAAGAAACCAGATGGAATCATTGCTGTGTATTCTCTGGCAGGTTATTTCTTTTTAACTTGTGTATCTGTGTTGAATGGAAAATTAAATGATTCCTAGGTAACAGGGAAATTCAATGTTTTGCGAATTTGTCATTCTATTTTATCATGGTTGCTTTTGATATTAGTATATTAGATTTATGATATATAAGGTTGGCCGAGCCctagaaacacacaacaaattGTAGTTTGTCCACTTCGTAAGACAGCAAATTAAAGACATGGAATAGAaaaaggaattctgtttcaaggAAGAACCTCAATAATCCTTTAAAGAAACCTAAGGGATGATGAACTTGGCCTTTTGATGGGGAGTTTGATTAGTTAGGATTTAGTATAAATACTTAAATAGGATGGAAAAGACAGTGGGGTAAAATCATCCATGGAATGGAGTGAGGAAAGATTAAGAGAGTAGTGGTCCTCCGAAAATCCTCTCTAGTAGTTTCATGTGCTGTGGTCATCTTGATCAAGAACCATTAGTGAACAGAATAAACTCCTGGTTTGATTTTGATGATCTGAACCAATTCCGTCATATAACTGCTGAGCTGATTTGATGTTACTATCAGCCTTTGAACATAGTTTACGGATATTAATTGATCTGGATTATCTGAGGAAGTCAGTTATCTATCACATATTACGGGTGCTTAATTTTTTAAGTATCATTCTGGCTACTAGGTCAAGAATTGTCTTCGTGTGGCATTCGAGCTGCAGCTGCACCTGCACCATGCTATGTTCATGATCAAATTCAATGGTTTCCTTGCATAGAATTTACTTTATACTTGCATACATACATTATATGCGTGCTTGTTTTTGCAGGGTGCATGATAATGTGCATTCATTTTGCATAGTGAGAAGGCTAACTTATAAAATGATACTTTCAGGTAGAGGTACCGAAGAATCGGGGAAATCGTAACATGCAACGATATTATTTCAGGTCCACATCTGTAATGATTGCGCGGATGTGGTCTTCGTGGCTTGTCAAACATTATCCTGAGCCATTTGATTATGCCGAGGCTGGTGTGGATAAGCTCCATCTTGATGCTCCGGATGAGAAGTTGATGGAATTCCTCCCAATGTTTGATGTGGTTGTTCTTTCTTCCGGTCATTGGTTTGCCAAGAAGTCTGTGTACATTTTGAACAACAAGATTGTGGGCGGGCAGCTGTGGTCGCCGCCCAAGTCTCATCGGGACAAAATGAAGATTAATAGTATTCAAGCATACGGTATATCTGTTGAAACGATTCTTACTTCCATTCTTGCGCATCCAAATTACAAGGGGCTTACAATTGTGCGCTCTTACTCGCCGGATCACTACGAGGGTGGTGCCTGGAACACGGGTGGATCGTGCACGGGGAAGGTGAAGCCGCTTGGTCTGGGCGAACTGGTGGAAAACGAATTCACAAATGTCATGCATGCACAACAGGTTAATGGTTTCAACCGTGCTATGCAGAATGCAACAAATGCATCAAGGTTGAAGTTAATGGATATCACTGAAGTTTTTCAGTACAGGCATGATGGCCATCCTGGTCCATACAGGAGCACTGATCCAAATAAGATCACAAAGCGTGGACCGGATGGAAGGCCGCCACCGCAGGATTGCTTGCATTGGTGCATGCCAGGCCCTGTGGATACCTGGAATGAGCTCGTGATGGAGATCATTAGGCGAGAATATGAAGGATCAAGTGTGTCGTGATTAGTTGAATGACTCTGTAGGAAATGAGAGTTTCTTGGGGAGAGACAAAAAATAGTTAAGTTGTATCTTTTCATAGAAGAAAATATTAACATTGTagagaaattaatttatttgtatatGGGTTCGGATGATAAGCTATTTGCTTATTCCTTAACCCTCAAAAGCCATTAGTACACCTGATATGGCTACGTATGTCATTACCaagttttgatttttaatataCCACATCATATTTTTTGAACATCAGTTAGCATTATTTTATCTAATAATGTTGGTAGTGAGTTTTAGTCCTCCTTTGTTTTGCCATTTTGCTGTTGTCTCTGTATGGTATGAACTTCGCTGTTATACATACCTAATTTGTATGGTGGCAGGTGAACATGCAATGCTCTTTCCCCAGATGCTCCATTAAAGTTATTATTCCCGGAACTGAAATTCCAAGGTGGTTCAACAAACAGAATACAGGTAATTCAATGAAGGTGGATCCATCTCCCATTGTGGATGACAATAATTGGATTGGCATTGCTTCTTGTGTGGCATTTATTGTACGTGATGCTCCAACTGAATATCTTCCTATTCTACTTGGTTGTGGTTTTTGTCGTAATCCAGATAAGGCCGTTTGTTCCATTGCCCCAATACGTCTTGAGAAAGATTGGATCATAACTGAATTTGATCATATGTTGCTAATGTTTATATTTAGGGaagtttttattaataattttggaAGTGTTTTAAAAGAAGGAGCATCTGATCTTGATGGTATTAAATTGGTTGCATTGACTCGTTATCCAGAATAAGTAGTAGAAGTGAAGAGTTGTGGGTACCGTTGGGTATTTAAGGATTTAAACACATAGAGGATCTATAGATGACCAATAGCTCGCAATATTTATATtcatgaaataaattaaaatgttGTATTGGCGAAAGTGGAAAGTGTTTATTAGTTTCCTTGCTTAttgtaaatgaaaaatattattttagcaTTAATGGTGTTTATTCATTGTCCCCATAAATAACCTAAACCAATATGATATACGAGTAAAGACCTATAGAGGCCTATAAAAATCCAGCAATCTTAATATTTAAGAAAGAAGTACAATGGGCAATTTCGAAAGATAATGGTTAAGAACCTCATTAGTTGGGCTAAGTAgcaaagaaattttttttttttagaatttgaattagctagctgaaaaaaaaaaggtatatGGAAGTTGCTAAAGTGAAAGATTTAGTTGTATTATGTCTACAGAAAATCCAAGGTATATCTCTTTTACCAAttagctaaaaaaaaaaaaaaaaaaaaagctaaagAATAGTTGTATTGAGAAAGATAACCAAACAACACTCCCTTTAGTGAAGAAGCTAAGATTCATTATTACACGTAAATTTGCTCAAATAGGACCACAAGAAGACATTATAGTTATACAACAGTATAATTCATGAGGCAATTGACATGTATGACAAAGTATTGAAGAACTTCAACAGTTAATTGTCTTGTTCTTGCAAGTTAAACTGGAGGGGGCTTTCTGACTTTAGTTGCTTGTTCAAATCCATATGCAATCTCAATTAGCTTTGATTCTGATCCTTTCAAACCACCAAAGTTTATTCCAAATGGGACACCTTTACTATCATACCCTGCAGGCACATTTATTCCTGGGAATCCTCCAATAGCAAGCACAGGTGCAACACTTGAACCAGGTGTTACCAATGCATCAAGTTTATAATCACTCATCAATTTCTCAAAGCCTTCTCTTGATAGTCTTGCTAGATTGGCCAGCGCCGCCTTCTCTGTTGCGCCTATTCCATTTGTTGTTTGGGCTAACAAGAAGATGTCTTGACCAAACTCATTGATCTTTTCCTAAATAGTAATTATTTGAATATAAGATTTAATCATTGTGAACTTTGATGTTCTGCATAAAATTAATCAAGTTTTGTCAATGAAGGAAACATTTGATTATACATACCAGATCTGCATTCTTTTGGTTAAAGGCTATAACATCCGCCAAGGATCTCACCGGCGAAACCTCCAAGTTCTTGAGATATGAATTCAAGGATAgtttgaactcagcagcaaGTGCTACTGCCTCACCACTTTTGGTCACATTTAAGATATCATTGATATTGGTTATCTGGAGATTATCTACCACAACTGCTCCTTGATGTCTTCAATTTTCATGTTATATATACATTTTCATTAGGTAGGCGTACTGATTGAGaaaatgaaatattttgaaaattaaacaTTTAAAGCTTATTAATTTTTACCTTAAGGTCTGAAAATGCTTCTCAAAGTGTTGAACCACATCAGAGGCTAAAAGGCCAAAGAATGGGTTCCTTACTATTCCAAGTCTCTTCCCTCTGAGCCCATTTTGATTAAGAAATTGTTTGAATCCACCTTGAGGAATATACTTAGACCATGTTGTAGTTGCTGGATCATTGTAATCAATCCCAGAAATTACATCAAGAACAAAGACAGCATCAGATACTGTCCTACTAATGGCCCTGGCAACAAGTTCAAACACAAATTCATAATTGTCAAGTAATGTGCATACGATCTTGAAACAAAGAGAAGAATATAATGAATTGTAACAAGCTAATGCTCTGATTGGTTGCTTCAATTCAAGAGACCATAATCTTAACCATCACATGCAACAATTGTTCTTACCCAACAGTATCTTGTCTAGGCGAAACCGGGATGACTTGATCCCGGCTAGTGAGACCAACTGTTGGTTTGATGCCTACAACTGAATTGGCACTTGATGGACATAAAATTGACCCATCAGTCTCAGTTCCAAGTGCTACTGTCACCAAATTAGCAGCTGTTGATATTGCTGATCCACTACTAGACCCACATGGATCAGCAGATAAAACATATGGATTCTGAACATTACATAAAAATGATATTAATAATGTCAATATGTCAGCATTCCTATTCAATCTGAAAAGTAAAATGTTTTGCTAAGGAAATTTCTTAAAACTCTTATAACATATTGCAACTTTTTCATGCTACAAGTGCTATGACTAACCTTTCCTTGGCCACCTCTTGCACTAAAACCattaggagcctttgtagaccTGAAGGCAGCCCATTCACTCAAGCTGGCCTTCCCCAATATGATTGCCCCGGCTCTCCTTAGTTTCGACACCACACCAGCATCACGAGGTACCACAGAACCAAGCAAAGCAAAAGATCCAGCTGTAGTATTCAGCTTATCCTTGGTTCCAATGTTATCCTTGAGCAGAACTGGAATACCGTGCAGCGCAGGCAAACTTGTCGGCGACTTAGTTTTTCGGTCGCAGTCAGCTTTATCAGCTTGGGACAATGCATCTGGGTTTACCTCTATGACCCCCTTAAGAGTTGGGTTCAGCCTTTTGATTTCTTCTATATAAAACTCAACCAGCTTCCTTGAGGTGAGTTTGTTTTGCCTGAATGCAAGTTGAATCTCACTTATGGTTGCTTCTTTGATAGAGAATTGTTGTTCTTTTATGGTGTATGACCCTTCTGATAATCTCAAAAGAATGATCAACATGAACGAGAGTATAGACATAATTAGTGACATTATGGTAGCCATGAAACTCAGCACTGAGTCAAATGATTATACATTCAAGTGATAAGTTGTTTGCATGAATGACCATTGTTTAGTTACACCGTTACTTATAGTATAAGCTTAAAACTGCAAATTTAATTAAGAAATTGTACTTGAATAATATGTTTCAACTATTTTTAGTTGTTTAGAGTTCATGGAAATAAATAAAGCACTAGGTTGTTAGTTATGTGGAATTTTGCTTAATTATCCGGCCATGGTCAGAATATTCGGGAGTAGATTCAAATATTGAACTTTGGAAGAACATATGTTTTTATAAGTTCAGGACCATAGTTGCTCTTG is a window from the Arachis stenosperma cultivar V10309 chromosome 3, arast.V10309.gnm1.PFL2, whole genome shotgun sequence genome containing:
- the LOC130970659 gene encoding protein YLS7-like; this translates as MKGMAWSTTSKGSSIISSNRKPISWIAVSVGVLAVFLIYASWGLVSYPIGSTVHSHFYGVDNTAKVDVSVPSKNENSKDAQLNRSSDLVDNKQSLDLDSPTVSSDQSSGSSIEQADSNSNSQAGLSEQTSEQSLVNKEVNEIESTDRAGSDSQESSTSFDGSKDAVNSILPSKFDSQVDMVSTATLPVAGNDTSIVKNEELASVDLTSQSSASDEEPVSSSDSTSKAVPEPIEKRDSASSAGSANPECDLYHGSWIHDPLGPLYRNDTCPVITQMQNCQANGRPDKDYENWRWKPSQCDLPRFDPKKFLELMRGKTLAFIGDSVARNQMESLLCILWQVEVPKNRGNRNMQRYYFRSTSVMIARMWSSWLVKHYPEPFDYAEAGVDKLHLDAPDEKLMEFLPMFDVVVLSSGHWFAKKSVYILNNKIVGGQLWSPPKSHRDKMKINSIQAYGISVETILTSILAHPNYKGLTIVRSYSPDHYEGGAWNTGGSCTGKVKPLGLGELVENEFTNVMHAQQVNGFNRAMQNATNASRLKLMDITEVFQYRHDGHPGPYRSTDPNKITKRGPDGRPPPQDCLHWCMPGPVDTWNELVMEIIRREYEGSSVS
- the LOC130970662 gene encoding probable amidase At4g34880, which codes for MATIMSLIMSILSFMLIILLRLSEGSYTIKEQQFSIKEATISEIQLAFRQNKLTSRKLVEFYIEEIKRLNPTLKGVIEVNPDALSQADKADCDRKTKSPTSLPALHGIPVLLKDNIGTKDKLNTTAGSFALLGSVVPRDAGVVSKLRRAGAIILGKASLSEWAAFRSTKAPNGFSARGGQGKNPYVLSADPCGSSSGSAISTAANLVTVALGTETDGSILCPSSANSVVGIKPTVGLTSRDQVIPVSPRQDTVGAISRTVSDAVFVLDVISGIDYNDPATTTWSKYIPQGGFKQFLNQNGLRGKRLGIVRNPFFGLLASDVVQHFEKHFQTLRHQGAVVVDNLQITNINDILNVTKSGEAVALAAEFKLSLNSYLKNLEVSPVRSLADVIAFNQKNADLEKINEFGQDIFLLAQTTNGIGATEKAALANLARLSREGFEKLMSDYKLDALVTPGSSVAPVLAIGGFPGINVPAGYDSKGVPFGINFGGLKGSESKLIEIAYGFEQATKVRKPPPV